In Bombina bombina isolate aBomBom1 chromosome 6, aBomBom1.pri, whole genome shotgun sequence, a single genomic region encodes these proteins:
- the LOC128663528 gene encoding histone H2A type 2-B has product MSGRGKQGGKARAKAKTRSSRAGLQFPVGRVHRLLRKGNYAERVGAGAPVYLAAVLEYLTAEILELAGNAARDNKKTRIIPRHLQLAVRNDEELNKLLGGVTIAQGGVLPNIQAVLLPKKTDSHKPTKSK; this is encoded by the coding sequence ATGTCTGGACGTGGAAAGCAAGGTGGTAAAGCTCGGGCTAAGGCTAAAACTCGTTCATCTCGGGCAGGCCTCCAATTCCCCGTGGGTCGTGTGCACCGTTTGCTGAGGAAGGGTAATTATGCTGAACGTGTTGGAGCCGGAGCTCCGGTGTACCTGGCAGCAGTACTTGAATATCTGACAGCTGAGATATTGGAGCTGGCTGGAAACGCCGCCCGTGATAACAAAAAGACTCGCATCATCCCCCGCCACTTGCAACTAGCTGTGCGTAACGATGAGGAACTGAACAAGTTGCTAGGTGGTGTCACTATCGCACAGGGAGGTGTGTTGCCCAATATCCAAGCCGTTCTGTTGCCCAAGAAGACCGATAGCCACAAGCCGACCAAGAGCAAGTAA
- the LOC128663529 gene encoding histone H2B, giving the protein MPDPAKSAPAAKKGSKKAVTKTQKKDGKKRKKSRKESYAIYVYKVLKQVHPDTGISSKAMGIMNSFVNDIFERIAGEASRLAHYNKRSTITSREIQTAVRLLLPGELAKHAVSEGTKAVTKYTSAK; this is encoded by the coding sequence ATGCCAGATCCTGCTAAATCCGCGCCAGCCGCAAAGAAAGGCTCTAAGAAAGCGGTTACCAAGACGCAGAAGAAAGATGGTAAAAAGCGTAAGAAGTCAAGGAAGGAGAGTTATGCTATTTATGTGTACAAAGTGTTGAAGCAGGTGCACCCAGACACCGGGATATCTTCCAAGGCCATGGGCATTATGAATTCGTTCGTTAACGATATCTTTGAACGTATCGCAGGAGAAGCGTCTCGCCTGGCTCATTACAACAAGAGATCGACCATCACTTCCAGAGAGATCCAGACTGCCGTACGCCTCCTACTGCCCGGAGAGTTAGCCAAGCACGCAGTGTCTGAGGGCACCAAGGCTGTCACTAAGTACACCAGCGCCAAGTGA